One Setaria viridis chromosome 5, Setaria_viridis_v4.0, whole genome shotgun sequence genomic region harbors:
- the LOC117857208 gene encoding uncharacterized protein → MDREGRRPVVGESAAAAEAMDDDVSSSPAAAEAMHDDGSLSPAAAEAMDDDGSSSPASYIRLVQHLIEKCICYSMNKEECMVTLEKHANIQPVITSTVWKELEKENREFFETYRKENREFFETYKKDRPGEESTQKNPSDEKPSAPKSSEPQTTTTTTRSSLPLPRAQTTTTTRTRS, encoded by the exons ATGGacagggaggggcggcggcccgtcgtcggcgaatctgcggcggccgcggaggccaTGGACGACGACGTCTCctcgtctccggcggcggcggaggccatgcACGACGACGGCTCCttgtctccggcggcggcggaggccatggACGACGACGGCTCCTCGTCTCCGGCGTCGTACATCAGACTG GTGCAGCATCTGATCGAGAAGTGCATCTGCTACAGCATGAACAAGGAGGAGTGCATGGTGACGTTGGAGAAGCACGCCAACATCCAGCCCGTCATCACATCCACCG TTTGGAAGGAGCTGGAGAAGGAGAACAGGGAGTTCTTCGAGACGTACAGGAAGGAGAACAGGGAGTTCTTCGAGACGTACAAGAAGGATCGGCCGGGAGAAGAGTCGACGCAGAAGAATCCATCCGACGAGAAGCCTTCCGCTCCCAAGAGCTCAGAGCctcagacgacgacgacgacgacgaggagcagCCTTCCGCTCCCAAGAGctcagacgacgacgacgactaggACTCGGTCGTAA